Proteins from a genomic interval of Medicago truncatula cultivar Jemalong A17 chromosome 3, MtrunA17r5.0-ANR, whole genome shotgun sequence:
- the LOC11443036 gene encoding uncharacterized protein isoform X3 — MFLRANPHSEDSISDDDDHYANLLSLQNHATNEQDEELPLPVRLDLLKERFCNHNSSSSFQKLPEDEEVEMPDFNEGDNHDELGEVVADSDDEDTVSEDEGSTILSTRLLQRYGSQFLRNDEVKDAKRKSEALLCFQESASSHATFSKANSSGIWNKAKPRISLSSVTHKYGHTGPSISNIDRLPEIMKAVDHRPSASLDGNHLEDDDIVEINLDTEPSETEARPHEFNLPLMADLFDNLQDKTDLYPRDNQRKGKAVQLFQKSSISHLPETVVDSEDSPEPVDSGSSSDNEETDQHMRITFPGKKMQTMADRFHNALGTSSVITESVGAHNSLRTGIFEKLQQAMQKEKERDIDFSKKLQAGAKPDEMLDLQRN, encoded by the exons ATGTTCCTCCGC GCTAATCCACACTCAGAAGACAGCATTTCCG ATGACGACGACCATTACGCTAATCTTCTTTCGTTACAAAACCACGCTACCAACGAG caAGATGAAGAACTACCTCTTCCGGTGCGATTAGATTTGTTAAAAG AAAGATTCTGTAATCACAATTCGTCTTCCTCATTTCAG AAGTTGCCCGAAGATGAGGAGGTTGAAATGCCGGACTTCAATGAGGGTGACAACCACGATGAATTGGGAGAGGTGGTTGCTGATTCGGATGACGAAGATACTGTTTCGGAAGATGAG GGTAGCACCATCCTCTCGACCAGACTTCTCCAAAGATATGGTAGTCAATTTCTCAGAAATGATGAAGTTAAAGATGCAAAAAGAAAATCAGAAGCATTGCTATGTTTTCAAGAAAGTGCTTCATCCCATGCTACCTTCTCAAAAGCAAATTCATCCG GCATCTGGAACAAAGCTAAGCCAAGAATTTCATTGTCATCAGTGACACATAAATATGGGCACACTGGTCCTTCAATCTCTAATATTGACAGGCTGCCTGAAATTATGAAAGCTGTTGATCATAGGCCTTCTGCAAGTTTAGATGGAAATCATCTCGAAGATGATGACATAGTGGAAATAAATTTAGACACCGAGCCTTCTGAAACTGAAGCTCGTCCACATGAATTTAATCTTCCCCTAATGGCTGATCTTTTTGACAACCTCCAGGATAAGACTGATCTG TATCCACGTGATAatcaaagaaaaggaaaagcaGTGCAGCTTTTTCAGAAGAGTAGTATATCCCATTTGCCAGAGACGGTTGTTGACAGTGAAGACTCCCCTGAACCTGTGGATAGCGGATCATCAAGTGACAATGAG GAAACTGATCAACACATGAGAATTACTTTCCCGGGAAAGAAAATGCAGACGATGGCAGATAGATTTCACAATGCTTTAGGGACTTCCTCTGTTATTACTGAAAGTGTTGGAGCACATAACTCATTGAG aactGGAATATTTGAAAAACTACAGCAGGCGatgcaaaaagaaaaggaaagagacATAGATTTCTCCAAAAAGTTACAAGCTGGAGCTAAACCAGATG AGATGCTTGACTTACAAAGAAACTAA